The following DNA comes from Castanea sativa cultivar Marrone di Chiusa Pesio chromosome 10, ASM4071231v1.
CAGAATTCTTCACAGGTTTGATACTCTGATTTGTCCATGTCAAGAATGGCTAGTTCTAGAGTCCAGGCTGAAACCCTGCCTGCAAAGCCTCTCCTTTCTCAGAGCTTCATGGCATGGAGCAAAGAACTCATGCTTGAGAGCTTCCTCAGCATTAATCCTCAATCTAGGGTTTACTGTTAAACACTTGTCCACAAGATCAAAGAGAGATCTTGGGATTACCTCAAGAAATTCTGGTCTCTTTGTGTTTGTTTCACACCAATCCCTCAGCTTTGTAGATGGCAACGATTGCGTATCATAGAGTTCCTGTGACAacaaaaatgacattcttcAATACAAGGTGTCTTCTAATTTATATATCATTGAACAGATTGTAATATGAATGATAAATACCACTGGGAATGAGGATTCACGGTCATGTAGCTTGGCAACTTCCCATAAATCTTCACTGCCCCTAAACTTTGATATTTCCTTTATGTTCCTGACAACAGCAGTAGTATGGTTGGCCAAATGGAGTACGGAGATGAAAAACCAAGAGTGcataaaaccaataaaaaagaagaagaaaacaatgaTTCTTACTGTTCGGGATCTCCGAAAAAAGGCATTCTTCCAATCATCAGGTATAGTAAGGTGACCCCAGCAGACCAGATGTCAACCTTCGGGCCTTGATGTGGAGATTTGAACAGGACCTGCACTAATCACTCAAAACATGAGCTTCTCTAATcctatttgaaaacaaaaatcaagcacAATTCTATTGATAAATGAGCTTGCAGTTCTCTCTGCTAGAATCTTAATTTTAAGACCAGGCAGCATGATTCTGCAACAGTTCCAGAGTGTCAGGGTaggaaaaatttgaaaaaaattcagatcaaAAGTTGATTATATTTTTCACCTCAGGAGCCCGAAAGCCTTTGGTTCCAACACAAGGACCTTCCCTCTTGTGCTTTCCATCCCCTAACAACAAATTAAACGGGATCAATAGGAAAAATACCGTTTACTTCCGTCCAAAATTGTGTCAATGCTATAAGAAACACACCTCTTTTCTTTATTAAGCCAGCACCAGCAACACCAATGACAGATGAATGCAGGGGCATGGGAGTAATATAGCCAAGCTTGCTATCCACTTTTCCAGGAGTGGCAGCAACTCTCTTTCTCATGGGGGCCGGAACACTTGATGCTTCATGATTTGGACTCTGCATTGTTTCCTGTAACAGGCTGATGAGCTCCTTCCTACCTTGGCATGGCATAGGTTCCCTCCGCCTTTCTGCTGAAGGAGTCCTAGTGCTTGTCACATCCTTCACAGAGGTTATGCCTGAGCCATCTGCACCTTGACTTTTGATTACATTCCAACTACCCAAGTCATTGTGGCCCTTTCCTTGCCCTGAAGCCTTTTTTTTAAGGTTCTTAGGATCTAAAGTTGACTTGGAGACTTTTGTTGTCTCCTGATTAACTGCTTGCAAAGTTTTAGCAGCCGGGAACTTCCCACCTTTGGTTGGAGGTGTAGATTTGGCATTCTGAACCATAACACGATTTATGCTTGAATCGTAGCCCATCCTTGATTTGCCTGTAAATGTATACAAATGAGCAGCAACAGCTTTAGTTTGATTCTGTGAAAGTAGAGCAGAACACATTAGACAACAAAGACACCCCCTTTTTCTCACATTAAGAAGGGGGGCGGGGGGGTGTTGGTTTAGAAAGCGACACCTTAGtttcattctttgttttttttccccctcattAAGTCTTACCAAATAAGGATTAATACAATGAAAATTGGAGGTGTACACAGTCGAATGTTACTTAGACTAAAACCAGTCCATCAGTagattaaaacacaaaacttaaGAGGAACCAAGACTTACAAGTGTTTCCATACTTTTGATGCAAATCCTGTCAAACATATAAAGAAACACAATAGTAACCCAACAGGTTATAATCTGTGAGGGAAAAATTCAGCGGAAATAAACTAGATACAAGCATTAGAATAACAAGAGAAGTGTAACTAACCATGGCAAGGTTAAAATCGATGAGATAACCTTTATGGGCCTTACGAGAGAAAAGGAAATTGCCAGGTTTAACGTCTCTATGAACTATTCCCTGCTAATGCAAAACAGAAATTCTAAGAATCCCTAGCCATGCAAAAAGTACATGAATTCAAATAAAACATATAGGGAAACTATATTTACCTGCTTATGGAGACTCAAAAGTGCTCTGAACATGCAATAGCCATACCATCGGAGCTGAAGCAcatcaatttctttctttagtACCTGAGAGTTATTGCAAAGTCAACATCCATGTTcagacaagaaaaaaaagaaatgagtaTTGATTAATTACCTCAGGCCTGTCATGCTCAACATGCTCTAGAACAAAGCAATCGGAATTTCCATTCGTGAAACATCCttcatatttaataataaagtttttaCCCCTgaattaaaacaataacttgCATATTAAATCACAACTTGTTGACTGCAAAACGCAATGCAGTTCATATAAATGAACTTCCATGAAATCCTTACCCAAACCGTTCCAACATCTTCTGTTCATTGCTAACATGGCGCCTATGAGCATTAGGGTGTGGGCCTGCAGAGCCATTAAAATACCTGAGATCAGGGAGTAATCTCGTACTCTAataattttcttgttcttttgaCAAGTTTCTCATACTTCTAGTATGTCACTATTCCTACAGAAGACAAACAGTGGTGGCATTCTTTATGATAATATTGGCTACACTAAGTTGTGAGCATCAATGTCAGGAATGACAAGTTGGCGAGTTTGATAAATCTCAGATTCTCCCATACCTAAATCCAGGTCATACCATGTCCAACACAAGTGTTTCACATTTTTAGActcatgaaaattgaaaaaaatctaCTTTAAAAGTGATTCCGTCATGAAAGATTATCTATGAGGGGGTGCAATAAGCAGAAACTCCAAATGGTTGTTGTAAGAACACAAAGAATATGCTAATATGCTTAGTATGCAATCAATACCCTTAGTATGAAACCATACAGCCCCTATAATATAAATTAGTCTAGGTTGACTACATAGGATTACTAGATCAAATGAACATAGCCTTCCTTCTCAGACAACCAGAAGAGAAAACTACAAGAAAGAGCAAGATGTAGagaacaaaatcaaataaatcctAATAACGTTTCTAGATAGGAACATCAtctttgattaaaataaataaaataaaataaaataaaaagacggCTTGGTTTACAATGTTACAGAATCACAAATGGGAAATATACAAATCCTAGACAATTTTTCTATTGATGAGACAACctaaccccctccccccccccctcaattGTAATGGCAGTTTAAGCCCCACTGCACTCCAGTTTTAGATTTAATCGTAGTTCACATTGAAGTAAGAAATGTCAAAAGAAGTCAAATTAAGTCCAAGATTGCAGGCACTTTAGTGATAATGTGCAGCTAAACAGATTCCAGGACTAAAACAGTCAATGGCATGACATATAATGTTGCCTCACTTACATTTAATTGCAACAGTGACTCCATCACTTCTTCTCTTTGCCCTGTAAACAGTGCCATAACCACCTGCAAGTTTGGGATTAGACAAATCAATCAATGACCTGCATAACAATCAATGGATTGCCAGAGATGTGGGTAAGATACCAGGAGGTAATCAAAGCTTTTGATACCTGaaccttcttcttctactactATATAAGATTCAAAGTCTGGAAGTACTTTTGGCTCCTGTTGATCCTACAAAGTAAGCATCTATAGTCAGTAACAACTAAAACTCAGCAGATAAGTTCATTTATTCCCTTTTCAGCCAGAAAATTAGCTCAAATTAAGACCAGGCAGCTGGACATAGATGTTGACCACTAAGTACAATATAAGATATGGATATTTCAGATTGGAGCTACCTTGGGATAAACAGAAGTTGAGCTTCCCCTTCTTTCCTTAATATGCATGTCATCATAATTACGCTTTAATTTTTGCGCCATGTTGACTGATGTTTGATCCCTTCTATGCTGCTGCTTCTTTTTGGGTGAACCAACAGCTTTACTATGCCCTAAAGACTTTGAGAGAGCATGCAGTCTTAGAGCCATCCCATCCTTGTGAATTGCCTTTGTTTTGGCAGAGGGTTTTGACAACTGCTTCTGAGCAACAGAGAGATCAGCTTCTGGAGAGACAGCTCGGGTTTCCAAATGTGTAGGCTTTTGCTCTTTGTTTAAAGAAGACGGCATATCAATAGAATTCACATTCTTCATCGTTCTAAAATCATTTTCAGGCGAAAGGTCCAGAAGAAAAGTATTAAACGGGCGTAAAGGATTTTCTGTTTCCCCTTTAAGACTTACAGAATCCACAaattcttcttcctcctcctgaCCTTCCATAATGCTTTCATTTTCAAACGCTATAACTTGTGTAGCTTTAGAAGCATCATTAACATTCCTAGCCTCTAGTGGGCAACGTCTGGCATCAAGATTTGCTATACTTCCGAGATCTAAATCATTTATTTTAGCATCTTCACACAGAACTGGATGGTCCAAAATGGTATCTGGAAGAATGGCTCCCGGATCAGGCTCACATGCCGTTATTGATTTAGTCACCGTCCTTTGCAGAAATATGCTTGAATTAATGTCACCCTCTACATATTCCAGGTTCTTCAGTTTACAAGTTAGTTGACCAGCACTGGATTTGGCAAACATGGAGGGTGTGAGCATCAACTTATTCACCATTACTGACATGTTACTTGGCTGCATGTTTATGCTCCTA
Coding sequences within:
- the LOC142612577 gene encoding uncharacterized protein LOC142612577, which encodes METRLADSASELSLATTTAATESEKAWHFLAILLSLGRPARPAELASRCALFRATSDLVESLCSIPNSPLFLTADLHVTLSPLVLTSLAQFAANSSLIHLFSPSRIRIGVPQAYWLLNQIDFVTTCSRKRKLISFSDCELSPVPKRRAILNYTVAEVEENASSCSRKSIQYVYPKVQLQMADNICRSINMQPSNMSVMVNKLMLTPSMFAKSSAGQLTCKLKNLEYVEGDINSSIFLQRTVTKSITACEPDPGAILPDTILDHPVLCEDAKINDLDLGSIANLDARRCPLEARNVNDASKATQVIAFENESIMEGQEEEEEFVDSVSLKGETENPLRPFNTFLLDLSPENDFRTMKNVNSIDMPSSLNKEQKPTHLETRAVSPEADLSVAQKQLSKPSAKTKAIHKDGMALRLHALSKSLGHSKAVGSPKKKQQHRRDQTSVNMAQKLKRNYDDMHIKERRGSSTSVYPKDQQEPKVLPDFESYIVVEEEGSGGYGTVYRAKRRSDGVTVAIKCPHPNAHRRHVSNEQKMLERFGGKNFIIKYEGCFTNGNSDCFVLEHVEHDRPEVLKKEIDVLQLRWYGYCMFRALLSLHKQGIVHRDVKPGNFLFSRKAHKGYLIDFNLAMDLHQKYGNTCKSRMGYDSSINRVMVQNAKSTPPTKGGKFPAAKTLQAVNQETTKVSKSTLDPKNLKKKASGQGKGHNDLGSWNVIKSQGADGSGITSVKDVTSTRTPSAERRREPMPCQGRKELISLLQETMQSPNHEASSVPAPMRKRVAATPGKVDSKLGYITPMPLHSSVIGVAGAGLIKKRGDGKHKREGPCVGTKGFRAPEVLFKSPHQGPKVDIWSAGVTLLYLMIGRMPFFGDPEQNIKEISKFRGSEDLWEVAKLHDRESSFPVELYDTQSLPSTKLRDWCETNTKRPEFLEVIPRSLFDLVDKCLTVNPRLRINAEEALKHEFFAPCHEALRKERLCRQGFSLDSRTSHS